A section of the Acanthopagrus latus isolate v.2019 chromosome 20, fAcaLat1.1, whole genome shotgun sequence genome encodes:
- the tcf7l2 gene encoding transcription factor 7-like 2 isoform X23, translated as MYPRDGASAGPEETGAKAGVLGPGLSLLQQVGCWHLNLSSWSNKVPVVQHPHHVHPLTPLITYSNEHFTPGNPPPHLQTDVDPKTGIPRPPHPPDISPYYPLSPGTVGQIPHPLGWLVPQQGQPVYPITTGGFRHPYPTALTVNASMSRFPPHMVPPHHSLHTTGIPHPAIVTPNVKQESSHSDISSLNSSKQSDAKKEEEKKKQVHIKKPLNAFMLYMKEMRAKVVAECTLKESAAINQILGRRWHALSREEQAKYYELARKERQLHMQLYPGWSARDNYGKRKKRKREKQQAESNEHREYFPNPCLSLPPITDLSAPKKCRARFGLDQQNNWCGPCRRKKKCIRYIQGEGSCASPPSTDGSLLDSPPSSPSSVVPSPSSKESKPQTEQMQPLSLTMKPAHQPLHHPHLLAGPPPSLVQLENSAAASNTPGASSHNGALEHGDISSSRQPGSSVVSSMARPSASLCHSHSLLPSSAPQPLSLVTKSIE; from the exons ATGTACCCGCGGGATGGAGCTTCAGCCGGGCCGGAGGAGACGGGAGCCAAGGCAGGAGTCCTGGGCCCCgggctctctctcctccagcaggtggGCTGCTGGCACCTCAATCTGAGCAGCTGG tctAATAAGGTTCCAGTGGTACAGCACCCTCACCATGTGCACCCTCTCACGCCTCTGATCACCTACAGCAATGAGCACTTCACACCGGGGAACCCCCCACCTCACCTACAGACAGACGTGGATCCCAAAACAG GAATTCCAAGGCCTCCACATCCTCCAGATATATCTCCTTATTACCCACTGTCACCTGGTACCGTCGGCCAGATCCCCCATCCGCTAGGATGGTTAGTACCACA GCAAGGTCAACCTGTTTATCCAATCACAACAGGGGGTTTCAGACACCCCTACCCAACTGCGCTCACTGTCAACGCATCCATGTCAAG GTTCCCCCCACACATGGTGCCCCCTCACCACAGTTTGCACACCACGGGCATCCCACACCCAGCCATCGTCACACCGAACGTCAAGCAGGAATCCTcccacagtgacatcagctcTCTCAACAGCTC gaaacagtcagatgctaaaaaggaggaggagaaaaagaagcaggTCCACATAAAGAAACCTCTGAACGCCTTCATGCTCTACATGAAGGAGATGCGGGCCAAGGTGGTTGCTGAGTGCACACTGAAGGAAAGTGCCGCCATCAACCAGATCCTGGGGCGAAGG TGGCACGCCCTATCGCGGGAGGAGCAGGCCAAGTACTACGAGCTGGCCAGGAAAGAGCGACAGCTCCACATGCAGCTGTACCCGGGCTGGTCAGCACGAGACAACTAT gggaaaaggaagaagagaaaaagggaaaagcagCAAGCAGAGAGCAATG aacacaGAGAATATTTTCCAAACCCTTGCCTTTCACTCCCTCCGATTACAG ACCTGAGCGCTCCTAAGAAGTGTCGAGCGCGCTTTGGGCTCGATCAACAGAATAACTGGTGTGGCCCGTGCAG gagaaaaaaaaagtgcattcgCTACATCCAAGGTGAAGGCAGCTGTGCCAGTCCTCCCTCTACGGACGGAAGCTTACTAGACtcccccccatcctccccctcctcagtggttccctccccctcctcaaaAGAGTCCAAACCTCAGACTGAACAAATGCAACCTCTCTCACTGACTATGAAACCGGCCCACCAGCCACTCCACCACCCGCACCTCCTGGCTGGGCCTCCACCATCTTTGGTTCAGCTGGAAAACTCTGCTGCAGCTAGCAACACGCCCGGCGCCTCCTCCCACAACGGAGCCCTGGAGCACGGCGACATCTCGTCCTCGCGGCAGCCGGGCTCCTCTGTGGTGTCCTCAATGGCCCGGCCCTCGGCATCGCTGTGTCATTCCCACTCACTCCTCCCATCCTCGGCCCCTCAGCCTCTGTCGCTAGTGACCAAGTCTATAGAATAG